One Solanum pennellii chromosome 9, SPENNV200 DNA segment encodes these proteins:
- the LOC107030676 gene encoding homeobox-leucine zipper protein ROC8-like, with the protein MTGSGEEPAGEPSNSQNRSERHGQYQRHSMEQIQRLEAFFKKCPHPDEDQQKQLGREAGLDHKQVKFWFQNKRTQTKTQNERSINNALRKEKERFLCENKAMKEAMKNIMCPKCDGLPIGKEERERNLENMKTENQWLTQQYEKVSNLISHVVGRPFVMDSNLAPQKSTLRSTSNSSDGTLLNQEICGSLIRYPPLRQENNHNNNNVHTHSIMSPSPQEHDEYHHDSRQQKILFETAVASMNEMVKLWEMNDPFWVDSSSDRRCFIHREIYGRKFSNQVLPYQTSMGRIESSKDFGIVSMTAIELIHNFLDPVKWMNLFPTIVTAAKTIEVLDSGTWGGSIQLMYEKLHILSPLVEAREFLFIRCCRQLDATTWIMVDISYDIFNEIQSGVPCYSWKFPSGCVIQDMGNGQSKVTWVEHVQVYEKYQVNSIFRDLLCDREAYGAKRWIVTLQRMCERCNFSMGSTYPTRHDFKGVFHDPEGVKNTIQVSQRMVKSFFEILSMTDYDGDFPTSSQVNRVDRISVRESEEIIEPKGFIAIATASLWLPLSFQDVFNFFKDDKTRNQWDVLTGENNVFELDRVPTGTFSGNNITIIQPYNMHKEMLVLEETSIDEMGAFLVYAPIEIRAITSIVNGVDATKVPILPSGIIISPDGRLSSNSDGTANAQNGSILTVAFQILICGDNPTSKQQQFDVVASVHGVLGATILKIKEALGCSDL; encoded by the exons ATGACAGGTTCTGGGGAAGAACCTGCTGGAGAACCATCAAATTCCCAAAATAGATCGGAAAGGCATGGACAGTACCAAAGACATTCTATGGAACAAATCCAAAGACTCGAAGC attcttcaagaaatgtCCGCATCCAGATGAGGATCAACAAAAGCAATTGGGTAGGGAAGCAGGGCTTGACCATAAGCAGGTCAAGTTTTGGTTCCAAAACAAAAGGACTCAAACGAAG aCTCAAAATGAGAGATCCATTAACAATGCTCTtcgaaaagaaaaagaaagatttctTTGTGAAAACAAGGCAATGAAAGAGGCAATGAAGAATATTATGTGCCCAAAATGTGATGGACTGCCCATTGGAAAAGAAGAAAGGGAAcgtaatttagaaaatatgaaaacGGAAAATCAATGGTTGACACAACAG TATGAAAAAGTATCAAATCTCATCTCACATGTTGTTGGAAGGCCTTTTGTGATGGATTCAAATTTGGCACCACAAAAATCGACTCTTAGATCAACTTCAAATTCATCTGATGGAACTTTATTGAACCAAGAGATATGTGGCTCTCTCATTAGATATCCTCCTCTTCGTCAAGAaaacaatcataataataataatgttcatACACATTCAATAATGTCTCCATCACCACAGGAACATGATGAATATCATCATGATAGCAGGCAACAAAAGATTTTGTTTGAGACTGCTGTTGCTTCTATGAATGAAATGGTTAAACTTTGGGAAATGAATGATCCATTTTGGGTAGATTCGTCAAGTGATAGGAGATGTTTTATTCATCGTGAGATTTAtggaagaaaattttcaaatcaagttCTACCTTACCAAACATCAATGGGTCGAATTGAATCATCAAAGGATTTTGGAATTGTGTCAATGACTGCAATTGAGTTGATCCATAATTTTCTTGATCCA GTCAAATGGATGAACTTGTTTCCTACTATAGTCACAGCAGCTAAGActattgaagttcttgattcTGGTACTTGGGGAGGCTCTATACAATTG ATGTATGAAAAGTTGCATATTTTATCTCCTCTAGTTGAAGCTAGAGAATTTCTCTTCATACGTTGTTGTAGACAACTTGATGCAACAACATGGATCATGGTGGATATTTCATATGATATATTCAATGAGATTCAGAGTGGTGTACCTTGTTATTCTTGGAAGTTCCCATCTGGTTGTGTAATTCAAGATATGGGCAATGGCCAAAGTAAG GTTACTTGGGTGGAACATGTTCAAGTATATGAAAAATATCAGGTTAATAGTATCTTTAGAGATTTATTGTGTGATCGTGAAGCATACGGAGCTAAAAGATGGATTGTTACACTTCAAAGGATGTGTGAGAGATGTAATTTTTCAATGGGTTCAACATACCCTACTAGGCATGATTTCAAAGGAG tGTTTCATGATCCAGAAGGGGTGAAAAATACGATACAAGTATCTCAAAGGATGGTGAAGAgtttttttgaaattctaaGCATGACAGACTACGATGGAGATTTTCCAACTTCATCACAGGTAAACCGTGTAGATAGGATTTCAGTAAGAGAAAGTGAAGAAATTATCGAACCAAAAGGCTTTATTGCTATTGCCACTGCTTCTCTATGGCTTCCTCTTTCATTCCAAGATGTCTTCAATTTCTTCAAAGATGACAAGACAAGAAATCAG tgGGATGTTTTGACCGGTGAAAATAATGTGTTTGAGTTAGATCGAGTACCTACAGGAACTTTTTCGGGAAACAACATTACAATTATTCAg CCTTATAATATGCATAAGGAAATGTTAGTGCTTGAAGAGACGAGTATTGATGAAATGGGAGCATTTTTAGTCTATGCACCCATAGAGATACGAGCAATCACTTCAATTGTCAATGGAGTTGATGCAACAAAAGTTCCCATTTTGCCTTCTGGTATCATCATAAGTCCCGATGGACGGCTCTCCTCGAATAGCGACGGCACTGCAAATGCACAAAATGGTTCAATTTTGACAGTGGCTTTTCAAATATTGATTTGTGGTGATAATCCAACCTCCAAGCAGCAACAATTCGATGTAGTGGCTTCTGTTCATGGCGTTTTAGGCGccacaattttaaaaatcaaagaagCATTGGGTTGCTCTGATTTGTGA